A section of the Trachemys scripta elegans isolate TJP31775 chromosome 10, CAS_Tse_1.0, whole genome shotgun sequence genome encodes:
- the LOC117883748 gene encoding uncharacterized protein LOC117883748, translated as MVGDNGPAQRSPAERRSLPLRPALRGRGSARLRRSSPAAGGQKPPSLAGCAPQRLTPPAAAETGAPRCSSSSSDGTDNCGCLASFHSRPPGTLPPPGASGMRSIVTWLARASQEPSSPPAAHGPLRQGGRARGDQGGDAWKSHWSSSSWAGCPCELLRGVISSVGWSKESPRRNKTRLGLGLQYCKENTAEYRKLTSKLSDWTRNKSETDLPVFFQQVE; from the exons ATGGTCGGAGACAATGGCCCAGCTCAGCGGTCCCCGGCCGAGCGCCGCTCTCTGCCCCTTAGACCTGCCCTGCGCGGCCGCGGTTCAGCCCGGCTGCGCCGCTCATCGCCCGCTGCTGGGGGGCAAAAGCCCCCGTCGCTGGCAGGCTGCGCGCCGCAAAGGTTAACGCCGCCCGCCGCGGCAGAAACTGGAGCCCCCCGTTGTTCTTCCAGCAGCAGTGACGGGACTGACAACTGCGGCTGCCTCGCTTCATTCCACAGCCGCCCGCCCGGGACTCTCCCTCCGCCCGGAGCCAGCGGCATGAGATCTATTGTGACCTGGCTGGCACGAGCGAGCCAAGAGCCATCATCACCCCCTGCTGCACATGGTCCCCTACGGCAGGGAGGCCGGGCTCGGGGGGATCAAGGCGGGGACGCCTGGAAAAGTCACTGGTCTTCATCGTCCTGGGCTGGCTGCCCTTGCGAACTACTGCGGGGCGTTATTAGCTCAGTGGGCTGGAGCAAGGAGTCCCCAAGGAGAAA TAAAACCAGACTTGGGCTTGGACTTCAGTACTGCAAGGAGAACACTGCTGAATACAGGAAACTCACAAGCAAGCTCTCTGACTggactagaaacaaaagtgaaaccgACTTGCCTGTTTTCTTCCAGCAAGTTGAGTGA